The region TTCGCGGCAGACGGTGATGCCGTCGCCGTCGGGGAGGCGTACGTCCAGGACGGCGACGTGCGGGCGGACCGCGGGGGCCCCGCACCAGTGCGTGCGCGACGTTCTCGGCGTCTGCGACCACCGAGATGTCCGGCTCGGCGTCCAGCAGGTCGGACAGGCCGCGCCGGACGACCTCGTGGTCGTCCAGCAGGGACGCGCGGATCGGATCCCGTGCGGTGAAGGTGCATGCCTCGGTCATCTCGACCCCTCGTTCCCCGGAGTGTGAACCGACTGCGGGCCGTCCATGAGCACGATCATCAGCCGCCTCGCCCGGAGGCACTAAGGGCCGACCGGCCCAACCGGCCCTCCTGGCGTGTCCGCACCGGCCCCCACACCGCGGTCGGGCGGCCCCTCCCGGCGGCGATCACCCGGTGGGACCTTCCTGTTGTTCTTGTCTTCATGATGCCCGTGAGGGGGTGCGACCGATGCGGAAGATCAAGCGCGTGAAGGTCCTGGGGTGGCGCTGGCGGCGCAACGAACTGCGCCGGCACAGCGATGCGGTGGAGGCGTGGATCGTCCTGGGTGCCTGGGCGTTTGCGACGGCCGGTGGGGCCGTGGCCGGTGTGGCCGGCGCCCAGACTGTGGCGGCAGCGCAGGCGAGGGACGAGGCGGAGCGTCGGCCGGCGACCGCCGTGCTGCTCGACACCGTGCCGCGCGGCGCGCGCGACGTGGCCATCGGGGTCGACTACAACCGCGTGAAGGCGAAGGTGCGCTGGACCGACGCGCAGGGCACCGTCCGCGCCGCCACGGCGGACGTGAAGGCCGGAACAGACGTCGGCAGCACGGTACCGGTGTGGACGGACGGGCACGGCCACCTGACGGGTGAGCCCGTGAGCCCGGCCACGGCAACGGCCCGCACGGTGGTGGCCGGTATGGGGGTCGGGCTGACCGGTGGACTGTTCGTGCTCGCGGGCGGACGTCTGATCCGGCTGAGGGTAGAGCGGCGGGCCACCGAGCAGTGGGGTGAGGAGTGGGAGCAGACCGGGGCGCGGTGGGGGCGCAGGACAGGCTGAGACACAATTGCCCCGCCGGTGGCCGACGGGGCGACGGCTTACGGGCTCA is a window of Streptomyces sp. NBC_00271 DNA encoding:
- a CDS encoding Rv1733c family protein produces the protein MRKIKRVKVLGWRWRRNELRRHSDAVEAWIVLGAWAFATAGGAVAGVAGAQTVAAAQARDEAERRPATAVLLDTVPRGARDVAIGVDYNRVKAKVRWTDAQGTVRAATADVKAGTDVGSTVPVWTDGHGHLTGEPVSPATATARTVVAGMGVGLTGGLFVLAGGRLIRLRVERRATEQWGEEWEQTGARWGRRTG